The Bacillus sp. F19 DNA segment GGGAACAGGTGCATTCCCATCATAATATCCAGTTACCAGGTCTCCTGCTGAAACCATTGCATGGTCAACGAAGTAAGTAGCGGGTGACACAACAAAATTTACGGTTGCGCCTGATCCGTTTTCTACAGAAATTAATTTATAACAGCCTTCACCATTTTGGCCTGAATTAAAATCACTGATCATTGTAACGATTCCTTGAAAAGAATAAAAATTAGTCATATACATACCTCCATTGTTAGAAAAAGAATATGCTTTTGATCTATAAAGCGATCTTAAAAAGAAACATCCCCAAGGAAGAGCTTAGGGTTGTCTTTTGCATTATGTTAAATAGCAGGTGACCCACCTATGTACAATATGTAGGTTAATACCTAAACGACTGTGCGGATGCCTAAAAAGGTGAGGAAATGTTCTGTGGGAGAATATACATAATTTTAAAGCCCTCAAAAAAAGTGTCAAACCTTGATTTATAAGGGTTTAACGCTTTTTTACATTCATGAAAATCATTCATTCATCATAGATTCCGCTCTAACAAAATCCCCACTTGCTCTGACATGACATGACATGAGGAGGATACGGCATTTCATTCTTGAACCACCATTCCACGATCCCTACGTAAGACGTCACAATAAATTGAAGGATAATTTCTTCATTTAAACCCTGATTTTTCCCTTTTGTGATATCCACTTCATTCTTGAACTCTTCAATCAGTAACTCGACGAACTGACTGCGGAAAGAAGGGGCCCCTTTACTGGCTAACATCGTTGAAAAGAATAAATAATGACGTTCAAGGTATTCGAACCAGGGAAGATTCGAATCTCTGAATTCCAGTTCAGCTGCAGATTCGCATATTTCTCGCAGTTCATTAATATGTTCTTCAATCAGCTTATTCAGCAGATCAAATTTATCTACAGGGCGCAGATTTTGAATCGGATTAATTTTAAGTGAAATGCTTTTGACTTTAGGTCCATAAAGAACAACTGAATCTCGAACTTATTTTTATAGGACTGTTTCGTATCGCAGGGCGATACAGCTTGCAAAAAGGGTTAAAAGGCTTCATATTTAAAAGAAAAGGAGGTCCGATATGCGACGTGATATACAACCGAATGAACGAGCATTCTCTTCCAAGGAAGCAGCAGAAGAAGTGGGGATTGCGACTCCCACTGTTCGTAAGTATGGCCAAATTTTAGAGCGGAATGGATATGAATTTTTGAAAGATGGCGAACGACGTATCTTTGTTCAATCAGACATCAGAGCGCTTATAGCGCTGCGCGATACGGACAAGCCCCTGGACGATACAGCTAAAGACCTTGTCCACCAACAAAAAGAAAGATTAGAAGAATCCGAGGTAACAGAGGTTACGATTCCCGATACATATGATCATTTACCAAGCGACCCCAATCAATTAAAAGAGGTCTTAGTGTATGTAGTCAATGAACTCGCAGCAGCACGTGAAATGAATGTCCAGCTAAAAAACGATATGTCACACCTTAAAACAACGGTTGCCCGGCTTCAGCAAGATCATCATGTGATAAGTTCCAGCATTGGAAATTCAGCACATAAAACAAATGTTAAAATTGAAAAATTAACTCAGCAGCAAAATATTCATTACGAAACATTGCTGGAACAAGAAAAACAAAAAAGTGAACTCTTACAAAAAGAAATTCAGAATATGAGGGACGAACAGAAAAAAGAATGGAGTTCACAAAATGACTTTAATAAACGGTTAGAAGAAGCGATACAAAAACCTCAAGAAAAATGGGAGTGGCTTTTCTCCATATTCCGAAAATAAACTTGAATAAAAATCATCGTGACCTATTTTATAGGCATAGATGAAAGACTAAGAGCATTTTATCAATTAACAGGATTTGGTGCATGCTTTGTAAGAGCGCGGAGATAACCATGTATCGCTGAGCTCTTACAAAGCAAATGAAGGCTCATTTGAAATACATTGTAGATATGTGTAGGCGATATGCATTTAAACAAAATACATAGCTTGAAGCAAGCAAAAAAGCATGTTTGCTATTGAGGCGGTTACTTCTTTCCAGAACAAGATGGAGTTGTTCTAGAAAGGGGCGATCGGCTCTTTTTTTGTTTCGTATCGCAGGGCGATATAACTTTCGAAAATGGCAATTGACATTGAAGCGCATATAGCGTTACGCGATATGGACAAGTCGCTGGACGATACAGCTATCAACAAAAAAAAGATTAGAAGGAAGAGATCTTTTAACTTATGTTCCAACTATTCTAATTTCACGATTCTTCAAATTTCATTAATTCCCGGGAAATATCTACAAAATCAGAGCAGTTATCGACAAAAGGGAGGTGGTGATGAAGTGGCCTTGCTATGATCAATAAAAAATTCAAAATTAAAAACGAGTGAATCGTGATGATGATTCACTCGTTTTATTAGGCTTTAGGCTCTACCAATTCTGTACCGAATCTCCTTCAATTAAGCTTACATTGATTCGTTCGTGTTCACGCTTTTCCATTTTGATTAAATTAAGAAGCAATTCTGATGCTAAAGCACCCCATTTATGCTTCGAATAGTTGATTGTTGCCAGTCTTGGGTGAATGTACTGAGAAACTTCAATATTATCAAAACCAATGATATGAACGTCTTCTCCTATACGCAAGTGCGTCCGGCTAAAATAGTCATACATGCCGATTGCCATTTCATCGTTTAAGCAAAATACACCGACTGGCTCTGAAAATTCCTGGTGAATCTTCTTAGCAGCAACCTCTCCTGACGGTCTGTTGAAATCACCGTCAAGCTCAATATATTGGATATGTGAATACCGTTGTACTGCCTTTTGGACAGCCTCCAGTCGCTGCCGTGCATCAAACGATATTTCGGGCCCTTTTAAGACATAAATCTTTTTATGACCTTTTTCAGCCAAATAATCAATTGCCAGGGTTGCACCGGCTTTGTTGTCGAGCAGTACTTGAGAAATATTCGGATGATCCATTCTCCGATCCATTACAACCAGCTTATGTCCGCGTTCTGCATGGCTCAGCAATTCTTCTGTTTTATACGTTGCATCCAAGATAATGGCTCCATCAATCATACGTTCCGGCAAGAACCTGTGAGACTCTTTTCCGCTGCATACGATTAGTTCATAGCCATTCTTGCTTAATGTCTCCATCATTCCCTGAAGAAGCTGGCCGTAAAATGCTCCGCTGTAATTCGTCAAATAGATTCCGATTATCTTGGTTTCTCTCTTTTTCAGCGAACGAGCAGCTGCGCTCGGGATATAATTTAATTCTTTCGCAATTGCATGAATCCGGTCAGATGTTTCCTTAGTAACTTTCGGACTGCCGTTTAAGGCATAGGAGACCGTGGATATGGAAACACCTGCTTTTTTCGCAATGTCCTTAATACTTACCAAAGCCATTCTCTCCAACCTCTTTTTTTGTAAACGTTTTCCTATATTATACCTAATGATTATAAATAAATCTCTACGGTATTTTTCTTGTCATTCAACTCACCGATTAATTCTGAGCGGTTTACCACTAGACCTCCGTCACGGTAAAGATTGTGATAAGTTTTAGCTGCCTTTTCTTTTCCATTGATAATTAACCGCTTTTTATCATTTCCGCTGATATGATAAATGAATGTTACAGGCTTCTCATCCAACATATAATGAAATTCTAAGCCTTGCATGCTTTCAGGCAGAACAGGGTCCAGGATGAGATTTTCTCCATTCACCCTTATTCCTAAACAGTTAGAGATCAGCTGATTCATATAGATTCCGGGTCCTGACGAATAAATGCGCCATCCGCCTTTAACTTTTTCCTTGCCTGCTTTTAAATCATCGAAACGTTCCTGAGCTTCATAACGTGTTTTGAAATCACCGTCTGAGCTGCTGAAGTAGGCATTACTTTGACGTCTTTCTGCATTCGGAACAGCTTCTTGAATCATAACCGGGTTAATTTTTTCAAGACCGCTCCACACTTCTGATGTCTTTCCAAGCTTAGCCATTGCTTCTACAAACCGGATGTGTGCGTGAACATATTGCAATCCAATCTCACGCCCGAAATTAGATGCTTGTTCAGCACGTTTGAAGTGTGTGCTCACACCGCCTTTATAATGGGCAGGCTTATCCATTAATCTTACACCATCCGGGCAATAAAATTTATTCATAATGATATGAAGGTGCTGTTCTGCTTGTTCAGGTGTTAAAAGCTCTGCAATCATACTTCTGGTCATCGGCAGTAATCGGTAGTTGATGCCTGTCGTTTTATCTGATGGATGCAGCATGAATTGGGGATCGTCTGCATTTTCCATATACACAAATCCAGGAATGACATCGTTGCTCAGTATATATTCTTGAAAATCTGCCTTGATGCCATCAGCCAGCTTTCCTAATTCTGAGGCCCTTTTCTCATCGATCTGTTTTAACAATTGAGAGAATTGCGCCATTACTTGATAGGTTAACGCAACTGTCCATGAACTCACCATGTACTTCTTAAGCTGCGGGTTCGCTGGCTGAAGTGTGTCATCCCAGTCTCCGTCGCCGTACGAAGATAAATGAGAATCATGCAAAAAGTTAGCTTTCATATAGTTAATCTGCTTTTGAATATGATCTAATAATGTGTATGTCTTATCAGTAAAATTAAATGAAGTGTCTGTATAAGGAATCTCTTCCGACAGGATTTCAAAATCATTTGTTGCTGAAAGATAATCTGTCACAGCTTTAAGCGGCCATACAATGATATCACCATGGGATTCTTCCTGCTGAATGGTGAAATATTGATCGAACATAAACCATTGCGGCCAGTTTCCTGTTTCTTCATACTGATGAGAGTATAACGTAAGCAAGATCTCTTTAACTGCATCATAATGCTGTGTGGACAGGAAATACTCTGTCGGTCCCTGACAAACATCACGAGTACCCCAAGCAGCTCCGCCGTATTGCTCTAATCCGTGCGGAACCGAATAATGAATGAGCATGTTGTGCGTATACCAGTGTGCTAATGCGTTCATCTTTTGCAGTTCTGCTGTTTCTTTTCCGAATTTAGATAGGTGGAAGCCTCGATTTGTTTGACGTATAAATTCACGATAGCGTTCAATTTCTGTGTCTGCGTTTTTTTCATTAAAAGGAAATGAGCGGCCATCAATTAACCCTTGGACAGTCATAGTCCACTCACTTGTGGGTGCCAAATCACAAACTACGAGTGATGCAGTTCCTGAATCAATCTTTTCGCCGAAGATTGTTTCATCGGTTACGTTCATTTCAGCACCAGCGACTTTCATATGATAGCACAGGTTTTTATACGTGTTTGCACTGTCTGAAGAAGCGTCAGCATAGAACACCAAAACATCTCTTTTTATTTCCATCTTAAACGGAGCTTCATATTCCTGATTGTTCATGGATACTTGGTTCGTAATGACAAAACGATAGTTCTTCCCGCTCTGAGCCTTTAGTTGAAGCACTACTTCCGGTGAATCAACCGTGGTGAAGTTTGTGATGGTGAACAAATCATTCTCTATTTTGTAGAACCAGCGTGTATAATTAAAGCCCATTTCAAACAGTGAAGGCATCGTCAACAGCTGAAGTTTTCCGTCCAGTTCAACATAAATGCGCTGACCTGAAGTCTTCATCACATTCAGTGCATTGCGTGCATTCGTCAGCATCTTATGAAACGAAGTGTTTCCGACAACGAGCTGTGAGTTGAAGATCCCGTACATATAAGATGTTGTTGAGACAGTATCTTCTTTTAGGTGAACGTTATTACCCGTTACAAGAATGTGACCATGTGGACGTTCTACCATTCTTTCTTTTTCTTTTAACACAATATGTTCATAGGTTGGCGTGAAGAAAGACAGCAGCTTGTCTCCTTCGTATTCCTCTAGAATTCTTTCAGGAAACAGATTTTTTACTTCTTCTAAGCTAAGATCGGCTGTTTTTACCGTTCCTGTAAACTGCTTATTCCGTTTTACCTTTGAAAGTGTGATTGTTTCCTTACTTTGCAGAGACTGTACGTTTTTCCAGGCATCGAGTACCTCATCAATAAACTGGGCAGATGTTACCGCTTCCGGGTGATTTTCTTTAAAGCATCCGTAAAAGACAAACTGTTCAATGCCTTGCAGCTCAACTGCTTCTGATTGAAGGGCAATGTAAGCAAACTCGTATTGATACACGGAGTTTGGAAGGTTTTTTTGATAGAGTGCTTCAGGTACATCCGTCTCCTTAAAAGAACGTCCAAAGAATTGAAATCCGTCTGTAGCATATCCGATTGCTTTCGTTAATGAGCCTTGCTGTAAGTAAGGAAATTTATTTCCGTTAGGCTGATTCTGACGGGAACAAACAACATAGCCTAATGGTTTTTTATCAAATACTTGATGATCAACATATTGCGCGGTGAACGCCTCGTTTGTCCGGACTGCCCCTCTATGAGCAAGGCCGACATCTTGTCCATAGATGAGGTCTGCTTTCACATTCGCACCGTTTACCTCCACATTCCAAAACCAAATGCCATTTGGAGTTAACGTGAATACGACTTTATACGAAACGTCTTCAAAAGACCCCTCCCAAATGGCCTGGCTTTCATTATAAGAAACTGTACTGTTTGAACGCGTGCCTACTAAAGGTGTGACTTTCATACCCTCGGGCAGAAATAGACGCAAGTATAGATTGTTCAAAGCGCCATCAATTGGATTGCTCATCCACTGGTTAATCATCGTATCTTTATAAGAAACTTCGAAAATATCACCAGAATGTAAAAAAGTAAAACGATAGTCACCGTTTTTGATTTCAAATTTTCCCTTCGTCGCAGTTGTCATCAAATACCCCTCAATTCTCTATTTTGTAAGCTCAAAACAAGCGCTTTTAACATCATGGCTGCTGCCGCCGACAAAGACAGTAAATTCCCCTTCATCACTGGTAAAAGATAGATCCGCATGGTAATAGCGAAGCTGCTCTTCTATTAAAATAAATTCAACTGTTTTCGTTTCCTCTGGATCGAGCTTCACTTTTACAAATGCCTTTAATTCTTTTAACGGCCGAATGACTTCACCAACCATATCACGGATGTATAGCTGAACGATTTCTTCTCCAGCCGTCTTGCCGGAATTGGTTACATCAACGGAAACTGTCAACGGGTGATCGGGCGATATTGTACATGATGATAGCTTTGGCTCACTGTATTTATAATGTGTATAGCTTAAACCAAATCCAAATGGATATAATGGTTCATTTGGAATGTCCAAGTACTGAGAAACATAACGGATTTGCGCATCTGGTGCATCTTTTGGACGGCCGGTATTGTAGTTATTGTAATAAACAGGAACTTGTCCTGCTGTAAATGGAAATGACATCGTCAATTTTCCGGATGGATTTCGCTCTCCAAAAAGAAGATCTGCAACCGCATTTCCGCCTTCTGTCCCAGGATACCAAGCCTCTAAAATGGCATTTGCCTGTCCTTCAATTCCAGACAGATCAAGAGGTCTTCCATTAAAAAGGACAATGACAACAGGTTTACCAAGCGCTTTTATTTTTGAAACGAGCTCTAATTGAACCTCTGGCAGACGAATGTCTGCGCGGCATCCAGCTTCTCCGCTCATTTCAGAATCTTCTCCAAGTGCAAGAACGATGATATCCGCTGCTTTTGCTTTTGCGGCCGCTTTTTCAAAAAGTTCATCTGAGCTGGTTTCAATCCCGCAGCCTTTTTCAATCACTAGGTCTTCAGGGCTTAGTTTTGCAGAAAAGGCTTCATGCAGGGTTACAGCGTCATCCTTTGAACCTTGCCATGACCACGGTCCTAACAGATCTCCGTTTTCTGCAAAAGGTCCTATTAAGGCAATTTTCTTTTCATTATTTAAAGGCAAGATTCCATCATTCTTAAGCAATACGCAGGATTTAACGGCCAGCTCATATGCTGCTTCTCGATGTGTTCGAGAGAGCACCACTTCTTTTTCACGATGTACATCGGCCCCGCGATAGGGATTTTCAAAAAGAGCCAGCTTTTCCTTTAGCTCTAAAATGCGGTATACCGCTTCATCAATTCTCTTTTCTTCTACTTTTCCTTCTTTTATTAACGCTGCTAAATGATGTGCATAGCATGATGTCATCATTTCAATATCGACACCAGCTTTGATTGCATTCTCCGCTGCATCTTTTTCATCTCGCGCAATGCCATGTGGAATCTGTTCTTTTACGGCTCCCCAATCCGAAATTAAAACACCATTAAAGCCCATTTCTTCTCGAAGGAGGTTGCGCATCAACTTTTTGTTCCCAGTCGCAGGGATTCCGTCCACTGTATTAAATGCGGTCATGACCATCTCACAGCCTTCGTCTAATGCCGCTTTATAGGCAGGAAGGTATGACTCCCGAAGCTGACGCTCTGACATATCTACCGTATTATAATCACGTCCGCCTTCTGCCGCTCCGTAAGCTGCAAAATGTTTTACACAAGCGGCTACACGATCTGTGTCACCTGAAAGGTCATTTCCTTGAAAGCCTCTTACAAAAGCTCTTGCAAATTCACTGTTTAAAAAAGGATCTTCTCCCGTACTCTCCATTACTCTTCCCCAACGAGGGTCGCGTACGAGGTCGACCATAGGTGCAAAGGTGACATGAATCCCGCTGACGGATGCTTCTCTTGCTGCGATTTCAGCACTTTTTTCTGCAGCCTCTAAATCCCACGAACAGCCTATGGCTAAAGGAACGGGGAAAATGGTTTTGTAGCCATGAACAATATCTGCCATCATTAAGAGCGGAATACCAAGCCGGTTCTCTTTCATGTGAGCGTCCTGGATGTTTCGGACTTCCTTTGCGCCTGATGCGCCAAGTACAGATCCGCTGTTGATGACATCTTCCTTCTTTATTCCCAGCTCGAGCATAGGTCCAGTAATTTGTCCTTCAGTAGCAGCGCCTTCATAAAAAGGGGTAGCAAGCTGGATTAGCTGAGAGATTTTCTCATGAATCGTCATTTTTTCTATTAGAGATGTAATTCGTATTTTGTCCATTCACCCGCGCTCCTTAAATTTTAGTATTTGAAAGTACAGATATCATCGAAACGTTTCTATTAAATTCAATGCGATTATAAGCCTAACACTGACAGGTGTCAATTTTTCATTGGCATTAAAATTAAAAAGAAGAACTTGAAAAACCCTTTGTTAATAAAGAATTTTAGAAGTTTTTTCATTTTTTCAATTTCATGTTGTAAACGATTACAGCTTGAATTATAATGTGTTTATCGAAACGTTTCAATGATAATTTGAATAAAGAGTCTACATTATCAAAAAAGGAAATGCTTACTTGTGTATTTATGACTCTAGTCTTAAATACAAATAGGAAGCAAATAAGAGGGGGAACAAACATGAAAAAGCATTGGTTTAAAAAGTCAGCAGTAAAATCAATGGTTGGAGCTTTATTGATTACTGGGGTACTCGCAGGCTGCTCTTCTGAGTCAAGTGAAGACGGAAAAACAACATTAACCGTTTGGGGAATGGGGGAAGAAGCAAAATCCCTTCCTAAAATCGCAGAAGAATTCGAAAAAGAAAATCCTGAAATCGATGTAAAGGTTCAGGCACTTCCTTGGGATCAAGCACACGACAAACTGCTGACAGCTGTTGCATCTAAAAAAGGACCGGATGTTTTGCAAATGGGAACAACATGGATTCCTGAATTTGCATCAGCAGGAGCCTTAAAAGACTTAACTCCTCATGTGAAAGACTATCCGGAACTTGATCCGAAGCACTTCTTTGAAGGATCTGTTGAAACCACGAAATACGAAGATAAGATGGTTGGTGTGCCTTGGTATGTAGACACCCGCCTACTTTACTACCGTACAGATTTACTTGAGGAAGCAGGCTATAAAGAAGCCCCTAAGACTTGGGAAGAGTTGAAAGATGCGGCGGACAAGCTTGCTGATCGCGGAGAAGGAAAATATGGAATTGCTATTGATGCAAAAGAGCAAAGTTTATCTTTTATGTTCGCCCGTCAAAACGGAGCTGAGCTGCTGGGAGCAGAAAACGATCCTAAATTCAACGAACCAAAATTTGCAGAAGCAGTAAATTATCTGAACAGTTTCTATGAGAGCGGAGCAGCGCCAAAAGATGATCTGGGTATCGACATCGTTCAAGGATTCCGCGGAGAAGGTATTCTGCCTATGTTTATCAGCGGTCCATGGATGATCAAATTGATCAACGACCAAGCTCCTGAATTAGAAGGAAAATGGGCAACTGCTGTTCTTCCGGCAAAAGAAAACAATGTATCAGCACTTGGCGGATCTAATCTGTCTGTATTTGAGCACACAAAGAATGAAGAAGAAGCATTAAAATTTGCAGCTTACATGAGTAAACCTGAGACACAATTAAAGTGGATGGAAATGACGAACTCTCTTCCGGCAGCTCAAAAAGCCTGGGAAGATGAATCTCTTACTGGAAATAAGTACTACAAAGCATTCGGGGAACAAATGGAGAATTCTCAGCCAATGCCTGTTATTAAGCAATGGGAAGAAATCGCCCAAACTTACTTGAAGAGCTTCGAGAAGATCTATCGCGGCGGTGCAGATGTTCAGAAAGAGCTGGATTCCTTCGACAAACAAGCAGAAGAAATCTTAAAAAAATAAGTCAGGTCAATATAGATAACGAGCAGTTCCTGCTGCTCGTTACCTTTTTATTGACGAGTTCAGGGCAACCATGAAGGATGTGAAAGACATGAAAAGCTATTCAAAAACAACTCCTTATCTCTTTATTGGGCCAGCTCTACTTCTATTGGCCTTATTTTCTCTTATCCCTATTGTTCTTGCATTGGTCATTAGTTTTACAGATATAGATCTTGCCGGACTCGCTGATTACTCGAATATTAGTTTTATTGGAATCGAAAACTATGTGAATATCTTTAAAGACCCGATATTCTTAAAATCGATTGGTAATACCATCTTTTACGTAGTAATTGGTGTGCCGCTTGTTATTGCATGCTCACTCGGCATCGCGTTGCTGATTAATTTCGGTACAGCCCGAATCTTTAAGGCTTTTCGGCTCGTTTTTTATATGCCTTCTATTACAAACGTCGTTGCTGTAGCAGTCGTATGGACTTACCTCTATAATCCTCAGTTCGGTTTGTTTAACTATCTGTTAGGCTTAGTGGGGATTCCTTCCATTCCTTGGCTGCAGGATCCAACGATTGCAAAAGTCTCTTTAATTGCACTGGCAGTTTGGCGTGCAATTGGAATCAATATGATTATTTTCTTAGCTGCTCTTCAAGGTATTCCAAAAACCTATTACGAAGCTGCTCAGCTCGATGGAGCAAACAACTGGAAGCAGCTTACGAAGATAACAATACCTCTGCTTCGGTACGCAATTTTCTTCGTATCGATTACAACGATGATAGGATGGGTTCAGTTCTTCGAGGAACCATTCGTCATGACAAACGGAGGACCGCTGGATAGTACGACTTCTGTTGCCCTGTTTATCTACCGCAACGGATTCCAGTTGAGCAACTTCGGATACGCGGCTGCTGGTTCGTTCTATTTATTACGATTATTATCATTACGATGATTCAGTTCAAATTGCAAAAGAAAGATACAGACTTTTAAGAGGTGAGGCGGGAACATGAAAGCAACAGTATCTGATGCAAAAAAAGCATACAGAATTCAGCAATGGATTGCAGGAATCGTTTTAACTCTTGGAGGACTATTGGTTTCTATTCCTTTTATCTGGATGATTCTTTCTGCGTTCAAGCCTGAAAGTGAAGTGCTTCAGCTCACTCCAACTCTATGGCCTGAAACCTTTACAACGGAAAACTTCATCTACTTATTTGAAAACATGAACTTTGCTGTTTATCTTCGCAATACGATTTTCATTGTCCTCTGTTCTTTTGTCGGCCTTTTCTTTAATGCGATGGCTGGATTCGCCTTCGCTAAATACAAGTTTAAAGGCAGAGAAAAGCTTTTTTATCTTGTCCTTGCGACCATGATGATTCCGGGACAAGTGACGATGATTCCAGTCTATTTGATTCTAAATCAGATGGGATTAACAAACACGATGGCGGGAGTTGTATTACCAGGGTTGGTCGGAGCATTCAGCATCTTTTTGTTCAGACAGTTCATGTCTACAATTCCAGACGAACTGCTTGAAGCTGCCCGATTAGACGGAGCAAGCGAGTTACGGGTTTTCGTGCAGCTGATCCTTCCAATATCAAAGCCAATCATGGCAGTTCAAGGAATATTAACGTTCATAGCGGGGTGGAACAGTTTCCTATGGCCGTTGATTATTGCAAATGATGAAAGTTTATACACCTTATCAGTTGGTTTGAGCTTATTGAAAGGTCAGTATGGCGGTAACTTTGCGCTGCAAATGGCAGGTTCAACCTTTATGGTCGTGCCAATCGTCATTATCTTTATCATCTTTCAAAAGCACATTATCGAAGGATATACCATTTCAGGTATGAAATAAGATCAAAGGACTGACTGTTGTCAGTCCTTTGATCGATTAACAAACCTCAATTTACACCCATATTTAATAGTCAGAAAAAAGCACCAGTTTCCCAATGGACACTGGTGCTTTTCCTTGCTTATTGGATAGAAAACACTTCCTTTTCCAGCAGTTCTTCAGGTTTTTTGCCGATTGGATCCTGGTGGAAGTAATCGCGGATCATACCATCTTTTAAGAAGTTGGCAATGGATACCATGATCATCCCTTGATCCAATGCAAGATACGCTTTAGCAATCTCGCCGGTTTCAACGTTAACAGAATCATAGAAGCCATAAGTACTGTAAGTGTCTAATTCTCTTAACGCTTTGATGTTCTTTTGTACCGCTTCCGGGTCATAGTCTAGTGCGAGGAAGGATGCATGTGCCGTTACAGTCGCCCCGTCTTTATATTCGGAAGTGCCCAGCGGAGTTGCTGCGAATTCACTGTATCCGTCAGGTGTAGCTGCCGGTGAGAATCCCCATGCCGGATATCCTTTTTCTGCTGCGAATGCTTGTTGGCTTAATAGAATGCCAGTACTGAGTGTTACTGCTGTTGCCTGCTTGGCAAGCCTGCTAAAGTTCATAAGTCTTCCTCCTCGTTTTATGTGTGATTGCTTGTACAATTAGAATTATAGGGGAGTCCTTGAGAGGAGAGGTATGGTACATATTGATTGGATTTTAGTCGTATATTGATATTGGCTCAAAGAAGGGCTAATGCTCTTTTTGTTGAATGTACAAAGACAGTGAGTTTTAACCAAACGTTTAAGGAGGCATCAAATGGATAAAAGAGTTCAATTCGACTTTGAAATCGAGTTTACTAACGGGGGAGGACTTCAGGGGCAGGAATTCCGGCTTGATATTGAAGGAGATGACATCTCTGATAAGGATCTGACCAAATATATCGTAGAAGATATGAGGCTGCTTATGGTTGGCGAAGTAAGGATTTTCAACAAAAAAATCATTACGGAAAAACATAAACGAAAATCTGTTGAAGATAACGCCGGTCGGTTTTTGGATTCTGGATCGGTGATGAAAGGAGAAAAAATGGCGGGTTTGAGCATGAAGACGGTCATTACAGGAGAAAAAGTAATCCTCAGACCTTTTAAAGCTGATGAAGATTTACCCTTTATAGAAGAATGTTTAAAGGATCCTGTCGTTCTAAAATATACCGGCAGTTCTGACGAGTACGACAGAGTAGAGGTTTACAATTGGTATCACTCCAGAAATGAACAAACCGACCGCTTGGACCTTGCGATTGTTGATAAATTCCCAAATATCTTGGTTGGAGAAGTAGTGGTCAATGAATATGATGAACAAAATCAAAGCATGAATTTCAGAATCCTTATTGGTCCGAGAGGCAGAGATCGCGGCTTGGGAACGGAAGCATCTCAGCTAATC contains these protein-coding regions:
- a CDS encoding LacI family transcriptional regulator, which encodes MVSIKDIAKKAGVSISTVSYALNGSPKVTKETSDRIHAIAKELNYIPSAAARSLKKRETKIIGIYLTNYSGAFYGQLLQGMMETLSKNGYELIVCSGKESHRFLPERMIDGAIILDATYKTEELLSHAERGHKLVVMDRRMDHPNISQVLLDNKAGATLAIDYLAEKGHKKIYVLKGPEISFDARQRLEAVQKAVQRYSHIQYIELDGDFNRPSGEVAAKKIHQEFSEPVGVFCLNDEMAIGMYDYFSRTHLRIGEDVHIIGFDNIEVSQYIHPRLATINYSKHKWGALASELLLNLIKMEKREHERINVSLIEGDSVQNW
- a CDS encoding glycoside hydrolase family 3 C-terminal domain-containing protein, which codes for MDKIRITSLIEKMTIHEKISQLIQLATPFYEGAATEGQITGPMLELGIKKEDVINSGSVLGASGAKEVRNIQDAHMKENRLGIPLLMMADIVHGYKTIFPVPLAIGCSWDLEAAEKSAEIAAREASVSGIHVTFAPMVDLVRDPRWGRVMESTGEDPFLNSEFARAFVRGFQGNDLSGDTDRVAACVKHFAAYGAAEGGRDYNTVDMSERQLRESYLPAYKAALDEGCEMVMTAFNTVDGIPATGNKKLMRNLLREEMGFNGVLISDWGAVKEQIPHGIARDEKDAAENAIKAGVDIEMMTSCYAHHLAALIKEGKVEEKRIDEAVYRILELKEKLALFENPYRGADVHREKEVVLSRTHREAAYELAVKSCVLLKNDGILPLNNEKKIALIGPFAENGDLLGPWSWQGSKDDAVTLHEAFSAKLSPEDLVIEKGCGIETSSDELFEKAAAKAKAADIIVLALGEDSEMSGEAGCRADIRLPEVQLELVSKIKALGKPVVIVLFNGRPLDLSGIEGQANAILEAWYPGTEGGNAVADLLFGERNPSGKLTMSFPFTAGQVPVYYNNYNTGRPKDAPDAQIRYVSQYLDIPNEPLYPFGFGLSYTHYKYSEPKLSSCTISPDHPLTVSVDVTNSGKTAGEEIVQLYIRDMVGEVIRPLKELKAFVKVKLDPEETKTVEFILIEEQLRYYHADLSFTSDEGEFTVFVGGSSHDVKSACFELTK
- a CDS encoding cellobiose phosphorylase codes for the protein MTTATKGKFEIKNGDYRFTFLHSGDIFEVSYKDTMINQWMSNPIDGALNNLYLRLFLPEGMKVTPLVGTRSNSTVSYNESQAIWEGSFEDVSYKVVFTLTPNGIWFWNVEVNGANVKADLIYGQDVGLAHRGAVRTNEAFTAQYVDHQVFDKKPLGYVVCSRQNQPNGNKFPYLQQGSLTKAIGYATDGFQFFGRSFKETDVPEALYQKNLPNSVYQYEFAYIALQSEAVELQGIEQFVFYGCFKENHPEAVTSAQFIDEVLDAWKNVQSLQSKETITLSKVKRNKQFTGTVKTADLSLEEVKNLFPERILEEYEGDKLLSFFTPTYEHIVLKEKERMVERPHGHILVTGNNVHLKEDTVSTTSYMYGIFNSQLVVGNTSFHKMLTNARNALNVMKTSGQRIYVELDGKLQLLTMPSLFEMGFNYTRWFYKIENDLFTITNFTTVDSPEVVLQLKAQSGKNYRFVITNQVSMNNQEYEAPFKMEIKRDVLVFYADASSDSANTYKNLCYHMKVAGAEMNVTDETIFGEKIDSGTASLVVCDLAPTSEWTMTVQGLIDGRSFPFNEKNADTEIERYREFIRQTNRGFHLSKFGKETAELQKMNALAHWYTHNMLIHYSVPHGLEQYGGAAWGTRDVCQGPTEYFLSTQHYDAVKEILLTLYSHQYEETGNWPQWFMFDQYFTIQQEESHGDIIVWPLKAVTDYLSATNDFEILSEEIPYTDTSFNFTDKTYTLLDHIQKQINYMKANFLHDSHLSSYGDGDWDDTLQPANPQLKKYMVSSWTVALTYQVMAQFSQLLKQIDEKRASELGKLADGIKADFQEYILSNDVIPGFVYMENADDPQFMLHPSDKTTGINYRLLPMTRSMIAELLTPEQAEQHLHIIMNKFYCPDGVRLMDKPAHYKGGVSTHFKRAEQASNFGREIGLQYVHAHIRFVEAMAKLGKTSEVWSGLEKINPVMIQEAVPNAERRQSNAYFSSSDGDFKTRYEAQERFDDLKAGKEKVKGGWRIYSSGPGIYMNQLISNCLGIRVNGENLILDPVLPESMQGLEFHYMLDEKPVTFIYHISGNDKKRLIINGKEKAAKTYHNLYRDGGLVVNRSELIGELNDKKNTVEIYL